GCTATTTACACAGACAAGAAGAAAATTGTCGAAGAAGAAACGAAAGAAGTTGTCAAGAGTCCCGCGCCGCTTCAAAAAAGCCCTCGAATGGttggaaaattcaagttaCGAGACTCATCTGATGAGGAAGTAGCACCAAAAATGAGTCTTTTGGAACGATGGAAGAAGGAAAAGACCGAGGAAAATGTCGTTACGCCGCCGccgaagaagaaaattgaaaaaacgaaGCCAAAAGTAACTGATCGAAATCGAATGTCGCTACTTTATGACTCATCTTCGTCTGACGAAGAGAATAAACGTGTCAAGCATTCGgcgaaaaagttaaaagttcaaaaggaAAATGTTGAAAGTCGAAAGAGGAAAAGTGACGACGATTCTCCGGctccaaaacaaaagaaaacgaaGAATTTCAGCGATTTTCTTGATGATGCCAAGCCTTCAAGCAGTTCAAAAGCACCGAATGTACCTAAAATAGAGAAGAAAAACGTTGTTGACTCACCAAAACCCGTTAAAACTGAAAAGAAACCAACTCCAGTGAAAAAACCAAAAGTCACAAAACCATTCAACGAACTTCTTAGCGGCGTACGGATCGTTATCAGTGGCATACAAAACCCCGAACGTGCTGATATCCGTCAAAAAGCCTTCGATATGGGTGCCAAATACGCTGCCGATTGGAATGACACATGTACACACTTGATATGTGCTTTCAAGAACACCCCCAAATTCCGCGAAGTCAAgggaaaaggaaaaattgtcaCCAAAGATTGGATTGTCAATGGGCATCGTTTACGAAAACGTCTTCCATGGCGACGTTATGCTTTAGATGATGCCGACCGGTTGCTCGATGAAAGCGAAGAggaaattttcgaacaaaaacccGATGAAGACGCgccaaaagagaaaaaagatgaCGTTCTTGCCATGTACGACTTGAATTACGACGTTCCCGCCACAAATGACGATGTCTATAACCGCAGTACGGACGACGACAATTCACGTGATGCTGGAATCAAgccaaaattgttcaaaaacaaGGCATTTTATGTTCATGTCAATGTAGAGGTCGACAAAAGTATGTACAAACACCTGCAGGAAGTGATCGGCGAGCAAGACGGACAAATTGTGACAGATTTGCACAAAGctgattttattttgacgGCAGAAAAACTCGATGGAAGCGCATTAGGGGCTAAGGGAGACATCTTAGATCCCCAATGGGTGCTGGAATGCGCCGAAATGGAAAGTCTCGTACCCGTTGAACGATTTTCTATGAAttcttaatacaaaaaaaaaaaaaaatgaaaaaaaaatttgttattgttttttcgttctttgacctttttttttgctgtttcgtTACCGACCTAAAAGTACTTCAAGTAAAAAACATGTGGGAGTGCTCAAATTAAGTAGAACAATAAAAGTAAGaccaaatattacaaaataatattgcTCAATTGATTaacttgttttttaaaaatgttcttaaatttttgcaaaaatatccaaaatagCAGTCTGCAATATTCATTCGATCAAGATGATTGTTGTAATATCACTTGCgataatttttctcctttttatcATCAATTATGAGCtaaaaagacaacaaaagttaaaattattcaaacataTTCCTGGTCCGAAAGAATATCCAAT
The sequence above is drawn from the Culicoides brevitarsis isolate CSIRO-B50_1 chromosome 1, AGI_CSIRO_Cbre_v1, whole genome shotgun sequence genome and encodes:
- the LOC134837880 gene encoding DNA repair protein XRCC1, which produces MPKVKLTKVVKVSSESPAHLASNLLLLEPTKTTQWRTKDPSEDTAEVILQLEGPSKITNINCGNCYSAKIEIQVGSSADSDKFETLLPSQDFMNETESRNGTNFSRVRTFLTSDFDPKTSKGETWDLVKVICRQPYTKSETFGLAFIAIYTDKKKIVEEETKEVVKSPAPLQKSPRMVGKFKLRDSSDEEVAPKMSLLERWKKEKTEENVVTPPPKKKIEKTKPKVTDRNRMSLLYDSSSSDEENKRVKHSAKKLKVQKENVESRKRKSDDDSPAPKQKKTKNFSDFLDDAKPSSSSKAPNVPKIEKKNVVDSPKPVKTEKKPTPVKKPKVTKPFNELLSGVRIVISGIQNPERADIRQKAFDMGAKYAADWNDTCTHLICAFKNTPKFREVKGKGKIVTKDWIVNGHRLRKRLPWRRYALDDADRLLDESEEEIFEQKPDEDAPKEKKDDVLAMYDLNYDVPATNDDVYNRSTDDDNSRDAGIKPKLFKNKAFYVHVNVEVDKSMYKHLQEVIGEQDGQIVTDLHKADFILTAEKLDGSALGAKGDILDPQWVLECAEMESLVPVERFSMNS